A DNA window from Mycobacterium sp. IDR2000157661 contains the following coding sequences:
- a CDS encoding citrate synthase 2: MTSASQVPEDFVPGLEGVVAFTTEIAEPDKDGGALRYRGVDIEDLVNQRVTFGDVWSLLVDGGFGNGLRPAEPFPLPIHSGDVRVDVQAGLAMLAPIWGYRPLLDIDDATARDQLARASVMALSYVAQSARGIHQPAVPQRTIDECSTVTARFMTRWQGEPDPRHIEAIDAYWVSAAEHGMNASTFTARVIASTGADVAAALSGAIGAMSGPLHGGAPARVIPMIEEAEQSGDARAVVKGILDRNEKLMGFGHRVYRAEDPRARVLRATAKRLEAPRYEVAAALEQAALTELRERRPDRAIETNVEFWAAVILDFAQVPTTMMPAMFTCGRTAGWCAHILEQKRLGKLVRPSAIYVGPSPRSPESVDGWDRVVRP, translated from the coding sequence ATGACTAGCGCGTCCCAGGTGCCCGAGGATTTCGTACCCGGACTCGAAGGCGTCGTCGCCTTCACCACCGAGATCGCCGAACCCGACAAGGACGGCGGCGCGCTGCGGTACCGCGGCGTCGACATCGAGGATCTGGTCAACCAGCGGGTCACCTTCGGTGACGTGTGGTCGCTGCTGGTCGACGGGGGGTTCGGCAACGGGCTGCGGCCGGCCGAGCCGTTCCCGCTGCCGATTCACAGCGGCGACGTGCGCGTCGACGTGCAGGCGGGGCTGGCCATGCTGGCCCCGATCTGGGGGTACAGGCCGCTGCTCGACATCGACGACGCCACCGCACGCGACCAGCTCGCCCGCGCGTCGGTGATGGCGCTGTCCTACGTCGCACAGTCTGCCCGCGGCATCCACCAGCCGGCCGTTCCCCAGCGCACCATCGACGAGTGTTCAACGGTGACAGCCCGATTCATGACCCGCTGGCAGGGCGAGCCGGATCCGCGACACATCGAGGCGATCGACGCCTACTGGGTCAGCGCCGCCGAACACGGCATGAACGCGTCCACATTCACCGCCCGGGTGATCGCGTCCACCGGCGCCGACGTGGCGGCCGCACTCTCGGGCGCGATCGGTGCGATGAGCGGACCCCTGCACGGCGGCGCCCCGGCGCGGGTGATCCCGATGATCGAGGAGGCCGAACAGAGCGGTGACGCGCGTGCGGTGGTCAAGGGCATCCTCGATCGCAATGAGAAGCTGATGGGCTTCGGGCACCGGGTGTACCGGGCCGAGGACCCGCGGGCTCGCGTGCTGCGCGCGACCGCCAAGCGGCTCGAGGCGCCCCGCTACGAGGTGGCCGCCGCGCTCGAACAGGCCGCCCTCACCGAACTGCGGGAGCGCCGACCGGACCGGGCCATCGAGACCAATGTCGAATTCTGGGCCGCGGTGATCCTGGACTTCGCGCAGGTGCCCACCACGATGATGCCTGCGATGTTCACCTGCGGACGCACCGCCGGCTGGTGTGCGCACATCCTCGAGCAGAAGCGGCTCGGCAAGCTGGTGCGACCGTCGGCGATCTACGTCGGGCCGAGTCCTCGCAGCCCGGAGTCCGTCGACGGGTGGGACCGCGTCGTCAGGCCGTGA
- a CDS encoding maleylpyruvate isomerase N-terminal domain-containing protein yields the protein MSATTFAAAAHSFAELVRAIPSDAWDGPGLGEWDLRSLVGHTSRSLTTVSTYLNGTAQRADITTPQEYYARVNPAALGMSAADVAERGRQAGRDLGADPAGAVDALVSRVLADLESADDPLIEVIGGLGIRLRTYLPTRTFELTVHGLDIARAAGLSFSPPPEALEEALLLAARIAAIAGRGEAVLLALTGRQPLPRAFSVV from the coding sequence GTGAGCGCGACGACGTTCGCCGCGGCGGCGCACAGCTTCGCCGAGCTGGTCCGCGCAATTCCGTCCGACGCGTGGGACGGGCCCGGGCTGGGCGAGTGGGATCTACGCTCGCTGGTCGGGCACACCTCACGCTCGCTGACCACGGTGAGCACCTACCTGAACGGCACCGCGCAGCGTGCCGACATAACCACGCCGCAGGAGTACTACGCCCGGGTGAACCCGGCCGCGCTGGGTATGTCCGCCGCCGATGTGGCCGAGCGCGGTCGCCAGGCCGGCCGGGACCTGGGGGCTGACCCCGCGGGAGCGGTCGATGCGCTGGTGTCGCGTGTTCTCGCTGATCTGGAGTCGGCCGACGATCCGCTGATCGAGGTGATCGGCGGCCTGGGTATCCGGCTGCGCACCTACCTGCCGACGCGCACGTTCGAGTTGACCGTGCACGGTCTTGACATCGCCAGGGCCGCGGGGCTTTCGTTCTCGCCTCCTCCCGAGGCGCTGGAGGAGGCGCTGCTGCTGGCCGCCCGGATCGCCGCGATCGCGGGCCGGGGTGAGGCGGTGCTGCTCGCGTTGACGGGCCGCCAACCGCTGCCGCGGGCGTTCTCCGTCGTCTGA
- the pdxH gene encoding pyridoxamine 5'-phosphate oxidase produces the protein MALVGPEDQEHLARMRVEYGSVEKDGSADLDADWLGSDPRTGWVLLLRNWLADAERAGVAEPNAMVVGTVDAQVRPVTRTVLCKSIDESGISFYTNYDSEKGEQLGATPYASVTFPWFQLGRQVHVRGAVTKVPPEQTADYWSKRPRGSQLGAWASHQSRPVASRAALLRQLEDVTQRFADDDTVPVPPNWGGYLIAGEVVEFWQGRENRVHNRIRVQGDRVQRLQP, from the coding sequence GTGGCGCTTGTCGGCCCGGAAGATCAAGAGCACTTGGCGAGGATGCGGGTGGAATACGGCTCGGTGGAAAAAGACGGCAGTGCTGATCTGGACGCCGATTGGCTGGGCTCCGATCCGCGCACCGGCTGGGTGTTGCTGTTGCGCAACTGGCTGGCAGACGCCGAACGGGCCGGCGTGGCAGAACCCAATGCGATGGTGGTCGGCACCGTCGACGCACAGGTCAGGCCGGTGACGCGGACCGTGCTGTGCAAGAGCATCGACGAGTCCGGGATCTCCTTCTACACCAACTACGACTCAGAGAAGGGTGAGCAGCTAGGGGCAACCCCGTATGCGTCGGTGACCTTCCCGTGGTTCCAGTTGGGCCGCCAGGTTCACGTCCGCGGCGCGGTGACCAAGGTGCCGCCCGAGCAGACCGCCGACTACTGGTCCAAGCGGCCGCGCGGATCGCAGTTGGGCGCCTGGGCGTCGCACCAGTCGCGGCCCGTCGCCTCGCGTGCGGCCCTGCTGCGGCAACTCGAGGACGTGACGCAGCGCTTTGCCGACGACGACACGGTGCCGGTCCCGCCGAACTGGGGCGGCTATCTGATCGCGGGCGAGGTCGTCGAGTTCTGGCAGGGTCGAGAGAACCGGGTGCACAACAGGATTCGTGTGCAGGGCGATCGCGTCCAGCGGTTGCAGCCCTAG
- a CDS encoding TetR family transcriptional regulator, translating into MSDGAGEPTLGLRERKKLRTRATLIDAAVELCDRQGFDNTTVDQIAAIADVSPRTFSRYFPTKDAIALALVDEVLDQTAVELARQPADLNHFEALLRAYVAMAEAAKHASAGELSAERVMCIVRIILSSAALRQASVEFRANAIDTALGRRMGVSLDDRRLKLASATWGAVIMTALTDFAPADQDWSRVGIDDLIAQLQSTFAEFSGLMTGLPLPV; encoded by the coding sequence GTGTCTGATGGCGCGGGGGAGCCGACGCTTGGGTTGCGCGAGCGCAAGAAGCTGCGCACGCGTGCGACGCTGATCGACGCCGCCGTCGAGCTGTGCGACCGCCAGGGTTTCGACAACACCACCGTCGACCAGATCGCCGCGATCGCCGACGTGTCACCGCGCACCTTCAGCCGGTACTTCCCGACCAAGGACGCCATCGCGCTGGCACTGGTCGACGAGGTGCTCGACCAGACCGCCGTCGAACTCGCCCGCCAGCCCGCCGACCTGAACCACTTCGAGGCGTTGCTGCGCGCCTATGTCGCGATGGCGGAGGCGGCCAAGCACGCGTCGGCCGGCGAGCTGAGTGCAGAGCGGGTGATGTGCATCGTGCGGATCATCCTGTCGTCGGCGGCACTGCGGCAGGCCTCTGTCGAGTTCCGCGCGAACGCCATCGACACCGCGTTGGGCCGCCGCATGGGGGTCAGCCTCGACGATCGCCGGCTCAAGCTGGCATCGGCCACCTGGGGAGCGGTCATCATGACGGCGCTGACCGACTTCGCGCCGGCGGATCAGGACTGGTCGCGGGTCGGTATCGACGACCTGATCGCTCAGCTTCAGAGCACGTTCGCGGAGTTCAGCGGTCTCATGACGGGGCTGCCCCTGCCGGTCTGA